From the Thermocladium sp. ECH_B genome, one window contains:
- a CDS encoding ATP-dependent DNA ligase (catalyzes the ATP-dependent formation of a phosphodiester at the site of a single-strand break in duplex DNA) yields MSSDLPFSEVVKVFEAIEATTQRTVMAKLLSSIFREAPSNVIDKVVYIMLGQLRPDWEGVELGVGEKLAMRAISTASGFPVKKVEEVYKKVGDLGEAARQVMQMRGSSTILDYFGARGGKRLTVGEVYEALMTVAKASGEGAQDTKVRLLSSLFADASPDEAKYIARFIVGKLRLGVADMTVLDSLSDVFNVPRDALEKAYHIHPDLGRIARLLSEKGRDALLELKVTPGIPIQPMLAERLSSSHEILDKLGGIAICEYKYDGERAQIHRSGDVVKIFSRRLEDITNAYPDVVEYMKEAIDSSDFIVEGEIVTVDPDTGEIKPFQELMHRKRKHDIKEAIEEYPVEVFLFDAIYLNGVDLTDLPLIDRKRALWSVMRPNQHVHHATWRLLDNEAEVDKFFMEAISDDCEGIMCKSVKPGSIYELGARGWLWIKYKRDYKSELSDTLDLTVVGAFWGRGRRAGLYGALLLAAYDPDTDQFYTVAKVGSGFTDEDLKKLPDLLNQYKIPHRHPRVVSRMEPDVWFVPGLVIEVIGAEITQSPIHTCCLDPKAGTGLAIRFPRFTGRYRTDKSPEQSTTVKEIMEMFKNQKKISETPIDEKL; encoded by the coding sequence ATGAGCAGTGACTTACCGTTCTCCGAGGTAGTTAAGGTGTTTGAGGCCATAGAAGCCACCACTCAACGCACGGTTATGGCTAAGTTGCTCTCCTCGATATTCAGGGAGGCGCCGTCCAACGTAATTGATAAGGTGGTCTATATAATGCTGGGCCAGTTACGGCCCGATTGGGAGGGCGTGGAGTTGGGGGTTGGCGAGAAGTTAGCGATGCGAGCCATATCGACTGCCTCTGGTTTTCCCGTTAAGAAGGTGGAGGAGGTTTATAAGAAGGTGGGGGATCTCGGGGAGGCTGCGAGGCAAGTCATGCAGATGAGGGGTTCCTCAACTATACTGGATTACTTTGGGGCTCGTGGCGGCAAGAGGTTAACCGTTGGCGAAGTCTATGAGGCCTTAATGACTGTGGCCAAAGCATCTGGGGAGGGCGCTCAGGACACTAAGGTTAGGCTGCTCTCCTCTCTTTTCGCCGATGCCTCGCCTGATGAGGCTAAGTATATTGCTCGCTTCATAGTGGGTAAGCTCAGGCTTGGGGTGGCCGATATGACTGTGCTGGATTCATTATCCGATGTATTTAACGTGCCCAGGGATGCATTGGAAAAGGCTTACCACATTCATCCCGATCTAGGGCGTATTGCTCGCCTTCTCTCGGAGAAGGGCCGAGATGCTTTATTGGAATTGAAGGTAACGCCGGGCATCCCGATTCAACCTATGCTTGCGGAGCGGCTTTCATCATCGCATGAAATTCTCGATAAATTGGGGGGCATAGCCATATGCGAGTATAAGTATGATGGCGAGCGCGCGCAGATCCATAGAAGCGGCGACGTGGTTAAGATATTTAGTCGGAGACTTGAGGATATAACTAATGCATACCCCGACGTGGTTGAGTACATGAAGGAAGCCATTGATTCCAGCGATTTCATAGTTGAGGGCGAAATAGTTACCGTTGATCCTGATACCGGCGAAATAAAGCCGTTCCAGGAATTAATGCATAGGAAGAGGAAGCACGACATTAAGGAGGCAATCGAGGAGTACCCGGTGGAGGTATTTCTATTTGATGCAATATACTTGAATGGAGTTGATTTAACCGATCTTCCATTAATAGATAGGAAGAGGGCATTATGGAGCGTAATGAGGCCTAATCAACATGTGCATCACGCGACTTGGCGATTGCTAGATAATGAGGCCGAGGTCGATAAGTTCTTCATGGAGGCGATAAGCGATGATTGCGAGGGAATAATGTGTAAATCAGTGAAACCGGGTTCCATATATGAATTGGGGGCAAGGGGTTGGCTCTGGATAAAGTATAAGCGCGATTATAAGAGCGAATTAAGCGATACGCTGGATTTAACCGTGGTTGGCGCGTTCTGGGGACGCGGCCGTAGGGCTGGACTATACGGTGCACTGCTTTTGGCGGCTTATGATCCAGACACCGATCAATTCTATACTGTGGCTAAGGTCGGCAGCGGATTCACCGATGAGGATCTCAAGAAGTTGCCGGATCTCCTGAATCAGTATAAGATACCCCATAGGCATCCCCGCGTCGTGTCTAGAATGGAGCCTGACGTTTGGTTCGTGCCGGGCCTAGTAATAGAGGTAATTGGGGCCGAAATAACTCAATCGCCAATACATACTTGCTGCCTAGATCCCAAGGCGGGCACTGGTCTAGCCATTAGGTTTCCCAGATTCACTGGTAGATATAGGACTGATAAGTCGCCGGAGCAATCCACTACGGTTAAGGAAATCATGGAGATGTTCAAGAACCAGAAAAAGATAAGCGAGACGCCAATTGATGAGAAGCTCTAG